The DNA region TTTAAGCTCTTCAACAAAATTCATCTCTGCAAATTTATTAGCTACTTTTATTGCATTCTTTATCCCGTTTGAATCTGAATTTCCATGAGCTTTTATAGAAAGTCCATTTAAACCTAAAAACATTGCTCCACCATACTCAGAAGAATCCATTTTCTTCATTACATGTTTCATAGCTGGCTTTAATAGTAACGCTCCTATTTTATAAATAAAACTTTTACTAATCTCTTCTTTTAAAGACGAGACTACAAATTTAGCTATTCCCTCAGCAGTTTTCAACACCATATTTCCAGTGAATCCATCTGTAACTACTACATCTATTTTACCATTCATTACTTCTGTACTCTCAATATTTCCAGCAAAATTTATACTTTTATTCTCTCTTAATAGATTATATGCCTCTCTTGTTACTTCGTTTCCTTTTCCTTCTTCAGTTCCTATATTTAATAAACCTACAGTAGGATTTTTCTTTCCTAAAAGGATTTCTAAGTATTTTGAACCCATCATAGCATACTGACTTAAAAATTCAGGTTTACAATCTGCAGTTGCTCCCACATCTAACATCAACATCTTATCTTTCTTATTAGGAAACATTGTCGCAATAGCAGGTCTTAATACACCTTTTATTCTCTTT from Candidatus Fusobacterium pullicola includes:
- the plsX gene encoding phosphate acyltransferase PlsX yields the protein MKIALDAMGGDKAPFEAIKGAIKALEEVETLNLVLVGKKEVIEEELKKYKYDNKRIEIVDAREVIEMTDDPVIAVKSKKDSSMNRTLELVKEGVVDASVSAGNTGALITASQLKLKRIKGVLRPAIATMFPNKKDKMLMLDVGATADCKPEFLSQYAMMGSKYLEILLGKKNPTVGLLNIGTEEGKGNEVTREAYNLLRENKSINFAGNIESTEVMNGKIDVVVTDGFTGNMVLKTAEGIAKFVVSSLKEEISKSFIYKIGALLLKPAMKHVMKKMDSSEYGGAMFLGLNGLSIKAHGNSDSNGIKNAIKVANKFAEMNFVEELKKVIDMDNSVEKTLD